AGTGACCAGATAGCCGGATACGATGAAGAACACATCGACGCCTCCTGAGACCCGGCCGATCCATATGTGATACACCGCGACCAGCATTATGCCGATCGCCCGCAGGCCCTGAATATCATCCCGTCGCGCTGCCATTGCGTGGAGCCACCCCACCCGCGTCTACGAACGTCTTAGAATATCACAAGCTGAAATTGAGTAAGGTCGCGGTTTCGCTTCCTCAATAGGCCAACGCACATGAGACGACCCCCCAAGCCCTAACCCGAAAGGCGTACATCTAAGGGGCGATTTGATACTATCCATCAACTACTTTAGCGTGCTCTTCGCCCGCAATCAAAGGGTGGGTCGAATGCGAACTTTAACTCAGACGGGTGCAAGCTGCGGTTCGACAAGGGTGGGCGGAATATAATCTTGTCGCTGTCGCTTGCGTAATTGCCTGATCGCGGCGTCCCGGAAGCGGATCATCGCAACAGGACAGTTCAAAAGCAAAAGAGCGCCAAACACGAGGGAGAAGATTCATGGCAAGCCTGATCGGTGGAATCCCGCCTTATCGTGGCATCAATAACTTCATCACCGGGACGTTCGACGGTGACTTCATCTTCGGTGATCCCTATACGACTGGTAACACCCTTGGCGTGCGTGAGATCGGCGGGCCGCTGACCGCCGGCAGTGGCGGCAAGGACTGGCTCATCGGTCTCGGCGGCGACGACTGGCTCTTTGGCGATGCTTGGGAGATCGGCGGTACGGGCCGGGGCGGCAACGACTGGCTCATCGGCCTCGGCGGCGACGACTGGCTCTTTGGTGACGCCTGGGAGATCAGCGGTGAGGGCCGAGGCGGCAACGACTGGCTCGCGGGCGGCAAGGGGGATGACACGCTCTACGGCGATGCCAAAATCATGTCCGACCTCGCCCACGGGGGTGACGATCAACTCTTCGGTGGTGAAGGGAACGACACGCTCTACGGCGATGCAGAGGTCATGGGCCCAAATACCGTGGGTGGCGACGACCATCTCGTCGGCGGCTCAGGAGACGATAAACTTCTCGGTGATGGCGCTCAGGTGTCCCAGTTCCCCTTATTTGGCGCCACCGGGGGCAACGATCATCTCGAGGGTGGCGCGGGAAATGACACCCTTCTTGGTGATGCCGACACATCCGGCATAAGCTTGGGCGGCGATGACTGGCTCGAGGGCGGCTCGGGTGACGATTTCCTTGTCGGTGAGGGCGGCATCTACCCCTTCGGCGGCATAGGCGGCGACGACCGGCTCGACGGCGGCGCAGGAAACGACGCTCTTTACGGCGACGACTTCGGTGGCTTGGCCGAAAGCGCCCAGGGCGGCAACGACCAGCTCAACGGCGGCGCGGGAAACGACATCCTCTACGGTGAGGGCTTATTCATGTACGACCACGCCTCCGCCGGCGACGACCGGCTCGACGGCGGCGCGGGAGACGACATCCTCGTCGGCGATGCCGAGTCGGTGGGGCTCGCCTGGGCCGGCACTGACCTCCTGATCGGTGGGAGCGGTAACGACCACCTGTACGGTGATGAGATCGATTTCTCTTTCTTTCAGGGCACCGCCGACCAGTTTCTGTTCGAGCCACACAGCGGGCAAGACACAATCCACTTCTTCGAGCTCGGGGTGGACATCATCCTGATCGACGGTGGCTACGGCTATGCCAGCTTCGCGGAACTGCAAGCCAACATCAGCGATGACGCAAATGGCAACGCGGTCGTGCATCTGAACGGCACGGTCGACCAGATCACTCTGACTGGCGTTCAGGCCGCCAATCTCACGGCCGCAAGCTTCTTCTTCGTCTGAATGGCAGCTTGCGGATGCGAAGGAGACGGGCAGCG
The Ensifer sp. WSM1721 genome window above contains:
- a CDS encoding calcium-binding protein, which codes for MASLIGGIPPYRGINNFITGTFDGDFIFGDPYTTGNTLGVREIGGPLTAGSGGKDWLIGLGGDDWLFGDAWEIGGTGRGGNDWLIGLGGDDWLFGDAWEISGEGRGGNDWLAGGKGDDTLYGDAKIMSDLAHGGDDQLFGGEGNDTLYGDAEVMGPNTVGGDDHLVGGSGDDKLLGDGAQVSQFPLFGATGGNDHLEGGAGNDTLLGDADTSGISLGGDDWLEGGSGDDFLVGEGGIYPFGGIGGDDRLDGGAGNDALYGDDFGGLAESAQGGNDQLNGGAGNDILYGEGLFMYDHASAGDDRLDGGAGDDILVGDAESVGLAWAGTDLLIGGSGNDHLYGDEIDFSFFQGTADQFLFEPHSGQDTIHFFELGVDIILIDGGYGYASFAELQANISDDANGNAVVHLNGTVDQITLTGVQAANLTAASFFFV